GGCGAATGCCTTGCCGTCGTGGGGCCGAACGGCTGCGGCAAGACGACGCTGCTGCGCCTCATCGCCGGGCGCATGCGACCCGACCGCGGCACGATCACGATGCCGAACGCGTGGACGGTCGGCTACCTGCCGCAGGAGGCCGACGTGACCGCGGAGCACTCGCTCATGGACGAGCTGCGCGACGCATTCGCCGAAGCCCAAGCTGCCCTCGACGAGATGACCGTGCTCGAACACGAGATGGCCGTCGTTGACCCCACATCTGCCGAGCACGACCGCATTCTGCATCGCTACGGCGAGTGCCAGCACCTCGTCGAGCATTACGACAGCCACACGATCGAGCCTCGCATCCGGCGCGTCGCCGCGGGGCTCGGGTTTCGCGAGACCGACCTCGCGCGATCGTGCCGCGAGTTCAGCGGCGGCTGGCAGATGCGCATCCTGCTCGCCAAGCTGCTGCTGCGCGACCCCGACGTGCTGCTGCTCGACGAGCCGACGAACCACCTCGACCTGGAGACGACGCTCTGGCTCGAGCAGTGGATCGCGCGCTGCGGCCGCACGGTGGTGATGGTCTCGCACGAGCGCGCCACGATGGACCGGCTCGCTCACCGCATCGTATGCCTTGAGCAGGGCCGCGCCGACATCTACACGGGCGACTACTCGAGCTACCTTGTCCAGAGCGAGGCGAAGCGCGCGCAGCACTGGGCCGCCTACGAGGAGCAGCAGAAGCAGATCGCCTCGATGGAGGCGTTCATCCGCCGTTTCCGCGCCACGGCGAGCCGCGCGCGGCTGGTGCAGAGCCGTATCAAGCAGCTCGAGCGCATGGAACGCATCGAGCAGCCGTTCCACCCGACGGCCATCCACTTCAACTTCCCGCAGCCGCCGCACAGCCACCACGACGTGATCAAGCTCCGCAACCTTGGCCACGCCTATGGCGACCTCCGAGTCTTCTCGGGACTTGATCTGACGATCTGCCGCGGCGAACGGGTCGGCCTCGTCGGCGTCAACGGTGCTGGCAAATCGACGCTCCTACGCCTGATCGCCGGCCGCGAGCAGCCGACCGAGGGCGAGTGCACGATCGGCGGCAAGGTCGAGCTCGCCTACTTCGCCCAGTACGACGCCGAGACGCTGACGAGCACGATGACCGTGCTCGAGGCGCTCCAGTCCACCGCACCGTTCGGCCAGGCGCAGAAGGCGCGCAACGTCGCCGGTGCGTTCCTTTTCAGCGGCGACGACGCCGAGAAACCGCTCGCGGCGCTTTCGGGCGGCGAGCGCACTCGGCTGCGCCTCGCCCGCATGCTGTTCAGCCCGGTCAACCTGCTGCTCCTCGACGAACCGACCAACCACCTCGACGTCTCGTCGCGCGCCACCGTCGAGCGCGCGCTCGAGAAGTACACCGGCACCGTCATCGTCGTCTCGCACGACCGCGTCTTCATGGACCGTGCGACCGACCGCATCATCGAGCTTGACCGCGGGGTCGCCCGCACGTATCCCGGCACGTACAGCGATTACCTCGCCTGGAAGGAACGCGTGCTCGCCGAGCAAGCGGACACGGGCGAGGAGTCCGGGCCACAGCCCGCTGTGCATGCTCGTCCGATACACCAGCCCGCAACGAAAGAAGAGCGCGTCCGCCAGCGCCAGGAACACAAGGCGACGGCACGGAAGCGCCGCGCGCTCGAGCGCCGCGTCGAGTCGCTCGAAGGCGACATTGGGCAGCACGAGGCCCGTCTCTCCGAGCTTGACGCCGCGATGGCCGACCGCGCCTTGGCCACGGACCACGACGAGCTGGCCCGGCTGGCGGCCCAACGCACGGCGGCCGCCGAGAAGCATAACCGGCTGCTTGCCGAATGGGAGAAGACGCAGGAGCAGATCGAGGCGCTCGGCAACGGCGAGGGTTAGTCCCGCTCGATCAGCCGGCGAAGATCGAAGATCACGTAATCGTCCGTGCGCACCAGCGCCGGGTAGCCGTTCGTCAGGAGCTCGCGCAGCTCGGGCTGCAGATCGTACGCCGCCATATCGGTGACGATGAAGTACTCCGGCGCCTCCGAGGCGATCACCCGCCGCAACCGCTCCGCCGCAGTCCACTGCGGCTGGCCGCGAAGCTCCCGGGCCCGCAGGTCGGCCTCGACGGGCCACGCGCTGCCCTCGATCTCCCCGTAGTAGAGGAGCCACTTGCCGTGCCCGCTCGACAGGAACACGGTGCGTCGGCTGTGCTCGACGAGCTCGCCGACCTGCCGGCCGATCGCGGGCAGCCGCCGGAAGTCCTCTGCGCGCAGCGTCCAGACCACCTGCCCCGCGCCGAGGCCGATGGCGAGCACGCCGAGCGCGTTGACGAGCGCACGCCGTGGCCAGCGCACTCCCATCCCGCCCAGCGCGCGAAGCACGACGTCGAACAGCGAGCCCAGCGACAGCGCGACGATCGGTACGAGCTGAAGGCTCCAATAGTCGTGCGTGTGTACCGTGTAGCTGAATATGAGCGCGAAGACGACGTAACCGAGCCACAGCCCCACGACGAGGCCCCGGTACAGGGCATCACGAATCAGCAGCACGCCGACAAGCGCGCCGAGAAAGGCGCCGTAACCAACCACCTGCTGGACGATGGCGGCGCAGCCGCTCCAGTAGGAGACCTGCACGAGCAGGTGCGGCAGGATCTTCTTGCCCGCCATGCCGGACAGCGATCCGCTGATGAACACCGTGTAGCTGTAGTAGACCGCTGCCGGCAACAGGGCGATCGCCATGAACGCGATCGGCCCCGGCCGGATCACCAGCCGCCGTGCCTCCCGCGTGGCGAGGATCAGGCATGCGAACGCGCCCAGGATCATGAACAAACCGATCGGCTTGACGAGCACCGCGAGCGCCGCGACACCCGCGCCCACGAGCAGTCGCCGGAGCGACGGCGCGTCGAGATACCGCACCATGGCGTCAAGCGCCCAGAGCGTGAGCATGAACATCAACGGCTCGGGCATGAAGGTGCGACTGGCCCGAATGCCAAATGGAAGAAACAGATAACACCCCAAGGAAAGCACCGCTGCATTGGCCGACACCCCACGCCGCGCGATCCGGTAGAGGAACACGCCGCCCGTAATCCAGAACAGGCACGACAAGACACGGGGAATCACCAGGGCCTCGCCCCCAATGAGCCGGTAGCTCAGGGCCGCAATCCACTCCATGACCGGCGGTTCCCAGATCCCTTGCCGGTTCTTGTTCTCGCCGGCGATCTCGCGGCGCCACTCAGGCACCGACCGCACCATATCGAAGTAGTAGGCCCGCGCGATCAGCGCCGAACGGTACTGACGGTACGCATGGAACTCGAGCGGCGGCTCGTCGATCCGGTAGAGGCGAACGCCGAATCCCACGACGAGAAGCGCTGCCACGAGCAGCGCATGAGCCCACGGCTCCTGTCCGAAAAGCCGCGCCGTGCTGCGCTGTTCACCTGCCGATGTCGATGGCATCCTGGGCTCCTTACCGAGCACCGTTCGAGGGTGCTCCAACGAGTCCGAACCGGCGCATGGCCGTCTCGAATCGCTCGAGGCACTTCGACCACGAAAGCTCGTTGCGCACATAGGCCCGCCCGTTTCGGGCGAGCGCGTCGGCGGCGTCGGGCCGTTCGAGGAGCAGGTTGAGGATCTCCTCGAACTCGAAGTAGGTGCCGAACGCGAGCCCGCCCTGCGAGCGGTGCGCGTGGTCACGCGTGACGGCGCACCCGGCGTGCACGACGACGGGCCGACCCGCCAGCCACGACTCCATGATGACAATCGAGAGGCTCTCGTTAACCGACGGCTGCACGAATGCGAGCGCCGCCGCGCACGCGTCGTGCTTGGTCTGCTCGCTCACGTAACCGAGGTCGGTCACGTACTTGCGATCGATGGGCTGGAGCTCGACGGGCCCGCTGCCGAGCAGCACAAGCCGGAGGTCGTTCTTGGCGTAGCGCTTATAGGTGCGGAAGTACTCGAGGAGCAGCGGCGTGTTTTTCCCGTGCTCGCGCCGGCCCGAGTAGAGAATGAACGGCTCCTTGATCCTGTGGGCGCGACGGAAGCGCTCGCCGTCGTACTCGGCCGCAGGCTCGAAGCCCATGCCGACGACACTCGTCTTGTAGTCGGGCAGGTCGAACATCCTGATGCCGAGGTCGCGCTCGGGCTCCGTGTTGAAAAGCACGCCCTTGACGTTGTCGAACAGCTCCCTGAAGATCGACAGCGCCGCGTACGGCTCGTCGTGCAGGCATGGGATCAGCACCGAGCGCTCCGAGACGATCTGCGCGCCCCAGTATGTCGTGCCGAACAGGTACGGGATGAACAGGAACGCGTCGAACTCGCTGCGCACGGCCTGGAGGTGGCGGTAGAGCGCCTCGCTGTTGACGCCGTTGGCGATCCAGCGTTTCTCCTCATCGTGGCTCAGTTCTTCGAACGCGAGGATGCGCTCCTGGATCTCGACGAGCTTCGCGATGTCGCGGTGCTCGTTGACGTGGAAGCGGCGCACCGTGATCCCGTTGACGCCGGTCACGCCCGGTTCGAACTCGTTTGCCCACGTCGCGTGATTGCGTGCGCACGTGGTGAGAACCTCGATCGTGTGCCCCGCCCCGGCGAGGTGCTCGAGCAGGTCCTTGGCAAGCACCTCGGCCCCGCCGGCGCTTGCCGGATCGTAACGTGGTATGGTCAACGCGAGTTTCATGAGGAGGAATCCACCTCCGATCTGCACCGATCGGACGGATCAACACTGATCTGTGAGCATCTGTGGCTCATGTCTTCTGTTCCTGTTGCGCTGAAAGCTCGGCGAACGACGGGCGCAGGTAGTACGGCTCGATCGTTGCGAAGCGTTCGCCGGGCGCCGCATCCTCGATGAGCTGCCCGGCGCGCAAGGCCGTGTAGCTCGCGTCGGGATGCGCTTGACGGAACTCGGCCTTGGCAAAGCCGGCGCCGAGCTTCCGCATCACGCCCTCATCGGGCCCGGCGAAGAGCAGCGGCCCTTCGACGGTGAGCGTGAACGCGCCCTCCTTGCTCACCCACGGCGCGCGGACAACTCCGACGGCGTCGCCCTTCACTCTGTACAGCCCCGCGTAGATGCCGCCCATGCGCGCGTCGACGAGCGCGCAGACCGTCCCCTCGAAGCCGCGGCAGGCATACGCCGCTGCCTCGAAGGACGGCACGCCGACAAGCGGCATGCGCAGGCCGAACTCAAGGCCCTTGGCAAACGCCACGCCGACGCGCAACCCCGTATACGAGCCCGGCCCCAGGCCGACGCCAATGCCGCGCACCTCGTCGAGCCTCGCGCCGTAGCGCGCGAGCAGCCGGTCAAGCGCGGGCCCGAGCTCGGCCGAGTGCGCCGCACTCCCGCACGCAACGTCCTCGATGATGGTCTCGGCGCCCAGCACGGAGCCGTCGCGCGCCAGTGCGAGCGAGCCAAGCGTCGTCGCCGTTTCGATGCCGAGCGCGAGCATCGTTACTCGAAGCCCGGTGGGGGGCCGAGCTCGTCGCCCGGCGCCGTACTGACGCGGAGCACCTCGAAGGTCTGGCGGTCGACCTCGATGATGACCGCCGGGCCGATGCTCTCCTCGGGCTCGTAGAGCAGCCGGTCCACAGACCCGCCTTCCGCCGTGCGGGCCTCCTCGAAACGCGTGGGAGGGCCCATGATTCTGAGGGCCTCGGCGACGCTCATACCCGGCGTGATGCGCAGGCTGAACACCTCGGCACGCGTCACGAGCACCTCGATGCCGATGTTCGTGTCATCCTCAACGACGATGACGTTCTGCACCAGTTTCGCGCGGCGGTCGTACACGACATAGAGCGTCGTTGACCGCGTCTGCCAATAGGCGGCGCGTGCCCCCTTGGTGCGGTTGAAGCGCCGCAGGATCACCATGTCGCCCAGCTCGCCATGGGGCGGGCCGAGGATCTCGATCGCCTCATCGATCGGCATCCCGTAGTAGATGGGCGTCCCCGCACGGACCGTGCGGGCGAGGCCCTCGTCAACCCGGTCATCGGGGACCGGTCCCGGCCGCACGAGCGGGCGCGGCGGGGGCGACGTCGACATGCACGACGTGAGCAGCACGGCCACCGCACACACGTTGATCGCGGCGACAGCGGCAATACGAAACAGCCCGAGCGTTCTCATAAGTCTCTTGCCTCCGTTCCGTCGCGGTACAGATAGCATGTTCCGGTGCGCCGGGCAAGACGGAGCCGCCGTTGACAGCGCCTTCTTCGGGCGGTAGAAAGGCTCTCCAGGCAACGGCATTGAAGAGATCCTCATGCGACGTCGGACGACAGGAAACGTGTATCGTAGGATGCTGGGCCTCCTTGTGCTCGCCATCGCCCTCGGCGGCTGCTCGTGCCGCACCGAGGCGCCGCGCACTAACGCGAGGGACAACGAGCGCTGGCTCGTCGAGGAGACTGACGCGCTGGGTGGGACGCTGCGTCTCAAGGCGTACCCACGACGCATCGTGACGACCGCCCCGAGCAACACAGACCTCATCCTCCAGCTCGGATGCCGCGACCGGCTCGTCGGCGTGAGCAACTACTACGGCTACCCCGAGCTGGTCGAGGGCATCGCGCGAGCCGGCACCTTCGACCAGCCCAGCCTCGAGACGATCCTGGCGCTCAAGCCTGACCTCGTGCTCGTCGCGCGCGGCATCCGGATGGAGATCCTCGAACGGATGCGCGGGTTCGAGCTGCCCGTGTTCTGCCTCGATACGGTGAGCATGGAAGACCTCTACCGCGACTTGGCCACGGTGGGCCGGCTGCTCGGCGTCGAGGACCGCGCCACGACCCTCGTTGAGCGCATGCG
The sequence above is a segment of the Verrucomicrobiota bacterium genome. Coding sequences within it:
- a CDS encoding ABC-F family ATP-binding cassette domain-containing protein is translated as MIRVDDIHIRLGAREVLRGVSLNIRDGECLAVVGPNGCGKTTLLRLIAGRMRPDRGTITMPNAWTVGYLPQEADVTAEHSLMDELRDAFAEAQAALDEMTVLEHEMAVVDPTSAEHDRILHRYGECQHLVEHYDSHTIEPRIRRVAAGLGFRETDLARSCREFSGGWQMRILLAKLLLRDPDVLLLDEPTNHLDLETTLWLEQWIARCGRTVVMVSHERATMDRLAHRIVCLEQGRADIYTGDYSSYLVQSEAKRAQHWAAYEEQQKQIASMEAFIRRFRATASRARLVQSRIKQLERMERIEQPFHPTAIHFNFPQPPHSHHDVIKLRNLGHAYGDLRVFSGLDLTICRGERVGLVGVNGAGKSTLLRLIAGREQPTEGECTIGGKVELAYFAQYDAETLTSTMTVLEALQSTAPFGQAQKARNVAGAFLFSGDDAEKPLAALSGGERTRLRLARMLFSPVNLLLLDEPTNHLDVSSRATVERALEKYTGTVIVVSHDRVFMDRATDRIIELDRGVARTYPGTYSDYLAWKERVLAEQADTGEESGPQPAVHARPIHQPATKEERVRQRQEHKATARKRRALERRVESLEGDIGQHEARLSELDAAMADRALATDHDELARLAAQRTAAAEKHNRLLAEWEKTQEQIEALGNGEG
- a CDS encoding glycosyltransferase family 39 protein, translated to MPSTSAGEQRSTARLFGQEPWAHALLVAALLVVGFGVRLYRIDEPPLEFHAYRQYRSALIARAYYFDMVRSVPEWRREIAGENKNRQGIWEPPVMEWIAALSYRLIGGEALVIPRVLSCLFWITGGVFLYRIARRGVSANAAVLSLGCYLFLPFGIRASRTFMPEPLMFMLTLWALDAMVRYLDAPSLRRLLVGAGVAALAVLVKPIGLFMILGAFACLILATREARRLVIRPGPIAFMAIALLPAAVYYSYTVFISGSLSGMAGKKILPHLLVQVSYWSGCAAIVQQVVGYGAFLGALVGVLLIRDALYRGLVVGLWLGYVVFALIFSYTVHTHDYWSLQLVPIVALSLGSLFDVVLRALGGMGVRWPRRALVNALGVLAIGLGAGQVVWTLRAEDFRRLPAIGRQVGELVEHSRRTVFLSSGHGKWLLYYGEIEGSAWPVEADLRARELRGQPQWTAAERLRRVIASEAPEYFIVTDMAAYDLQPELRELLTNGYPALVRTDDYVIFDLRRLIERD
- a CDS encoding glycosyltransferase family 4 protein; translated protein: MKLALTIPRYDPASAGGAEVLAKDLLEHLAGAGHTIEVLTTCARNHATWANEFEPGVTGVNGITVRRFHVNEHRDIAKLVEIQERILAFEELSHDEEKRWIANGVNSEALYRHLQAVRSEFDAFLFIPYLFGTTYWGAQIVSERSVLIPCLHDEPYAALSIFRELFDNVKGVLFNTEPERDLGIRMFDLPDYKTSVVGMGFEPAAEYDGERFRRAHRIKEPFILYSGRREHGKNTPLLLEYFRTYKRYAKNDLRLVLLGSGPVELQPIDRKYVTDLGYVSEQTKHDACAAALAFVQPSVNESLSIVIMESWLAGRPVVVHAGCAVTRDHAHRSQGGLAFGTYFEFEEILNLLLERPDAADALARNGRAYVRNELSWSKCLERFETAMRRFGLVGAPSNGAR
- the tsaB gene encoding tRNA (adenosine(37)-N6)-threonylcarbamoyltransferase complex dimerization subunit type 1 TsaB, with translation MLALGIETATTLGSLALARDGSVLGAETIIEDVACGSAAHSAELGPALDRLLARYGARLDEVRGIGVGLGPGSYTGLRVGVAFAKGLEFGLRMPLVGVPSFEAAAYACRGFEGTVCALVDARMGGIYAGLYRVKGDAVGVVRAPWVSKEGAFTLTVEGPLLFAGPDEGVMRKLGAGFAKAEFRQAHPDASYTALRAGQLIEDAAPGERFATIEPYYLRPSFAELSAQQEQKT
- a CDS encoding ABC transporter substrate-binding protein — protein: MLGLLVLAIALGGCSCRTEAPRTNARDNERWLVEETDALGGTLRLKAYPRRIVTTAPSNTDLILQLGCRDRLVGVSNYYGYPELVEGIARAGTFDQPSLETILALKPDLVLVARGIRMEILERMRGFELPVFCLDTVSMEDLYRDLATVGRLLGVEDRATTLVERMRGEIGAITETLADLDERARPRVFWLAQEEPIKTAGPGNLVDTMITLAGGRNIAADARGDWIDYSLETLLVKDPEVILVCADMGSGRVPNDEEVLHRLRADPTWSQIAAVSTGRVHVVPTDLIGQPTPRVVDGLRLLARLFHPELFIE